The Pseudomonas moraviensis genome contains the following window.
TGGTGCACAGGCGGCTTTTACGATCGAGGTAATAGCAGTCGTTGTTGCTCATGCGCTGCAGGGTGAAGATCCCCGACTTCTGATTGAAGCGCTCGACCAGACCTTCCTTTTGCAGACGCTTGGCGATGTTCTTCGGCGGATCGCCCAGTTCGAACTCGTCGACCACGCCGATGCGCACCAGATCCTTGATCTTGACCTCGACCGGCAGCGTGCAGCAGCTGGACATGCACGAGCCACACATCGGCGCAGAGTATTTGGCCCACGTATCGAGACGATCAATCTCGGCGGCGGCGATCAGGTTGGGCTTCATCATCGGGAGTTACCAGGGGTGTGTGCATCAGGGCGCGCGATCATACCGGGAGCGGTGGAATTTTGAACAACCTTTCGCCGGATATTTTCACCGCGATCGCATTTTGCCCGCCAGGGCGGCACGGCCCCTGCATTCATTGGCTCATCCGCCAAGGTTATGTCGCACCGGCGCACAGTCCGGGCAAATACTGCCGAACCAGAGCCGTAACCGCCGGTCAGACCGTCTAGGCTCAGAAATTTCCCGCTCGCTCGAGGTCCTGTTGATGACTCAAGAACCACTAGTTCGCGAAGCAGAGGTGGCCGCATTCCGCGACGCCGTCCTGACCAAACTCACCTATGCCGTGGGCAAAGACCCCGATCACGCCTTCGACCATGACTGGTTCGAAGCCATCGCTCTGGCGGCGCGTGATCACATGGTCGAACACTGGATGGACCACACCCGGCAGATCTACCGCAAAGGCCAGAAGCGCGTTTATTACCTCTCGCTGGAATTCCTGATCGGCCGCCTGCTCTACGACAGTCTGAGCAACCTCGGCCTGCTCGACGTCGCCCGTGAAGCGCTGACCGAACTGGGCGTCGACCTGGAGCGCATCCGTCTGCTGGAGCCCGACGCGGCGCTTGGTAACGGCGGCCTCGGTCGTCTGGCGGCGTGCTTCATGGAAAGCATGTCGACCCTCGGCATCGCCGGCCATGGCTATGGCATTCGTTATGAGCACGGCTTGTTCCGGCAGGCGATTGTCGATGGCTGGCAACAGGAACAGACCGAACACTGGCTGGATTTCGGCAACCCATGGGAGTTCGAACGGCCGGAAGTGGTGTACCCGATCGGTTTCGGCGGCAGCGTCGAAACCGTCACCGACGCCAACGGCAAAACCCGTCAGGTCTGGTCGCCGGCGGAAACCGTGCGTGCGATTGCCTACGACACACCAGTGGTCGGCTGGCGCGGGGCAAGCGTCAACACCCTGCGTCTGTGGCGTGCCCGCGCCATGGAAGATCTGCACCTGGAACGCTTCAACGCCGGTGACCACTTGGGCGCCGTGGCTGAAGTGGCCCGCGCCGAAAGTATCTCCCGTGTCCTCTACCCGGCAGACAGCACCGAAGCCGGCCAAGAGCTGCGTCTGCGCCAGGAATATTTCTTCGTTGCCGCTTCGCTGCAGGATCTGCTGCGCCGTCACCGCAACATGCACAGCTCGGTGCTGACCCTCGGTGATCACGCGGCGATCCAGCTCAACGACACTCACCCGTCGATCGCGGTGGCCGAACTGATGCGCCAACTGGTCGATGTCTACGACGTCGCATGGGACGCGGCGTGGCAAGTCACCGTCGATACTCTGTCGTACACCAACCACACGCTACTGCCGGAAGCGCTGGAAACCTGGCCGGTCGGCCTGATGGAGCGCATGCTGCCGCGGCACATGCAGATCATCTATCTGATCAACGCCCAGCACATCGACTCGCTGCGGGCCAAGGGCATTCACGACTTCGATGTATTGCGCGCCGTGTCGCTGATCGAAGAAGACAACGGCCGGCGGGTGCGCATGGGCAACCTCGCGTTCCTCGGTTCGCACAGCGTCAACGGCGTGTCCGGTCTGCATACGCAGCTGATGCGCAAAACCGTGTTCGCCGAACTGCACAAGCTCTATCCGGAACGGATCAACAACAAAACCAACGGCATTACCTTCCGCCGCTGGCTGTATCAGGCCAACCCGGAACTGACCTCGATGCTGGTCGATGCCCTCGGCCCGGACGTGCTCGACCATCCCGAGGAGCGCCTGCTCGACCTCGAACCGTTCGCCGAGAAAACCGCGTTCCGCAAAGCCTTCGCCGAGCAGCGC
Protein-coding sequences here:
- a CDS encoding YkgJ family cysteine cluster protein, with product MMKPNLIAAAEIDRLDTWAKYSAPMCGSCMSSCCTLPVEVKIKDLVRIGVVDEFELGDPPKNIAKRLQKEGLVERFNQKSGIFTLQRMSNNDCYYLDRKSRLCTIYDKRPDTCRNHPKIGPRPGYCAYKPKEVERVQNFRAIEKF
- a CDS encoding glycogen/starch/alpha-glucan phosphorylase, whose protein sequence is MTQEPLVREAEVAAFRDAVLTKLTYAVGKDPDHAFDHDWFEAIALAARDHMVEHWMDHTRQIYRKGQKRVYYLSLEFLIGRLLYDSLSNLGLLDVAREALTELGVDLERIRLLEPDAALGNGGLGRLAACFMESMSTLGIAGHGYGIRYEHGLFRQAIVDGWQQEQTEHWLDFGNPWEFERPEVVYPIGFGGSVETVTDANGKTRQVWSPAETVRAIAYDTPVVGWRGASVNTLRLWRARAMEDLHLERFNAGDHLGAVAEVARAESISRVLYPADSTEAGQELRLRQEYFFVAASLQDLLRRHRNMHSSVLTLGDHAAIQLNDTHPSIAVAELMRQLVDVYDVAWDAAWQVTVDTLSYTNHTLLPEALETWPVGLMERMLPRHMQIIYLINAQHIDSLRAKGIHDFDVLRAVSLIEEDNGRRVRMGNLAFLGSHSVNGVSGLHTQLMRKTVFAELHKLYPERINNKTNGITFRRWLYQANPELTSMLVDALGPDVLDHPEERLLDLEPFAEKTAFRKAFAEQRLHSKKALAYLIHERLGIAVNPAAMFDVQVKRIHEYKRQLLNLLHTVALYQAIRAEPEVDWVPRVKIFAGKAAASYHQAKLIIKLTNDIARVVNNDPTVRGLLKVVFLPNYNVSLAESIIPAADLSEQISTAGFEASGTSNMKFGLNGALTIGTLDGANVEMCERIGAEHMFIFGLSAQQVEARKQNHEFSAVPDIAASHRLNDVLQAIRSGVFSPDDTSRYTGLIDSLIDYDRFLVCADFDSYWEAQKRVDAHWHDSQNWWRSAVLNTSRMGWFSSDRTIREYATDIWKALE